A stretch of the Porites lutea chromosome 12, jaPorLute2.1, whole genome shotgun sequence genome encodes the following:
- the LOC140921927 gene encoding uncharacterized protein, producing the protein MMVSDEEKRWIVVGIAMNKVAAPVLRDAVKQGMDANYANLDRHRQLLHPPCTLKTLTHGVVRADPILKNLKFQNINNNHLVRGRCNYNFNINSSLDLAKIYLPGHLAQFSGFDDSLDMTAILHLLGFRNYMPAAVFSPHSQASADDVRKNVRNKWGHVDVTEWTDALFNDCFDKLKTLVRSLGLTAGVERDTLDQLDDWQTKGCQLIMGHAVDRDLLCLVQDEVKDLIKDYNTIHSQLNLHNKQIAQLEVNVATLTDQDERKETRLVEHHKRLEALEEKLHVQQAAETRREEIGKVLKRLMSFKTQLSIRLQTVEEKVDQLEQTQTKTDHRVGELEQSQTNTVCQVELLKDSHTKTADEVELLSDEVQLLKKSQTETAAKANQLDQRWAEVERIGLQLRTQKDKPVKKSTTFKKCISRSSKINVVSEDILLHQNVIAFYRTSTRRKGGILKRRAPQCEKNSLSSEAFLGEGGIEKR; encoded by the exons ATGATGGTCTCAGATGAAGAGAAAAGATGGATTGTTGTGGGAATTGCAATGAACAAAGTTGCTGCTCCTGTTTTGCGCGATGCTGTCAAACAAGGGATGGATGCCAACTATGCAAATCTGGACAGACACCGTCAACTTCTCCACCCGCCTTGTACTCTAAAGACATTAACTCATGGTGTGGTCCGAGCAGATCCTATCTTGAAGAAcctgaaatttcaaaatataaacaacaatCATCTTGTTCGTGGTCGATGCAACTACAACTTTAACATCAATAGCTCTTTAGATTTGGCCAAGATATATCTGCCAGGTCACCTGGCTCAGTTTTCAGGCTTTGATGACTCACTGGACATGACTGCCATCCTTCATCTGTTGGGATTTAGGAACTACATGCCTGCCGCTGTGTTCTCCCCACACTCCCAGGCTTCAGCCGATGATGTCAGGAAAAATGTCAGAAACAAATGGGGCCATGTTGATGTAACTGAGTGGACAGATGCTCTCTTTAATGATTGCTTTGACAAGCTGAAGACATTGGTGAGGAGTCTGGGATTGACAGCAGGTGTGGAGAGGGACACATTGGATCAACTGGATGACTGGCAAACAAAAG GCTGTCAATTAATCATGGGTCATGCTGTGGACAGGGATCTTCTCTGTTTGGTACAAGATGAAGTAAAAGATCTCATCAAGGACTACAACACCATTCATTCGCAACTGAATCTACACAACAAACAAATTGCTCAACTTGAAGTAAATGTTGCCACCCTTACAGATCAGGATGAACGTAAAGAAACGAGGTTAGTTGAGCATCATAAACGCCTTGAAGCGCTGGAAGAGAAGCTACATGTACAGCAGGCAGCAGAGACCAGAAGGGAAGAGATTGGAAAGGTTTTAAAGAGACTTATGTCTTTCAAAACGCAGTTATCGATACGACTTCAAACAGTGGAAGAAAAAGTAGATCAACTAGAGCAAACTCAAACGAAGACAGATCACAGAGTAGGAGAACTGGAACAAAGTCAAACCAACACAGTTTGTCAAGTAGAACTGCTGAAGGACAGTCACACCAAGACAGCTGATGAAGTAGAACTGCTGAGTGATGAAGTACAACTGCTAAAGAAAAGTCAGACTGAGACGGCTGCAAAAGCAAATCAGTTGGATCAAAGATGGGCTGAGGTAGAGAGAATTGGACTACAACTGAGAACACAAAAGGACAAACCAG TTAAAAAATCCACGACATTTAAAAAGTGCATAAGCAGAAGCTCAAAGATAAATGTGGTGTCTGAAGACATTCTGTTGCATCAAAATGTTATCGCCTTTTACCGAACGTCAACCAGACGAAAGGGGGGGATTTTGAAGAGAAGAGCACCCCAGTGTGAAAAAAATAGCCTGAGTTCtgaggcgtttctgggggaaggGGGAATAGAGAAGCGATGA
- the LOC140921928 gene encoding NACHT, LRR and PYD domains-containing protein 14-like has product MKSFDLNSCRSKLEDHYQKTATVPTSVWSKKSVVDIHQIYTRLSWVKEEQTPTGTTQSELKHYTELFTANKNGIIPKRILVQGQTGIGKSTFVKKLLVDWVGVNKGTGDEQAAVLKNFELVVAVNLKEVSKCQSLKDVITLSNVFAKEDKYMTEGLVDYITNNQEKVLLIFDGYDEYRCGRDSEIYEIFSGNNLRSCSVLITTRISKADELRGGEDLHAEIIGFSEVDRECFMSRFLNSEEVLKLEDHLYERQLQELAKVPLLLLFFCILWRKGQSKSFPKSKTTLYMDIIQFILNHSHSKQTTDRTKTQEYVELKSFKEILSEIGKVALQGLLKDDHLFEYSQLSDSVRCDESVFIGLLQITEYSETSQPVGMVSFIHKSIQEFLAAWYITYRCVPKGGNLGEIGVKLEECFALENVFQFVCGLSEDGAFAVYRHLKSVRISDPSLDLSRTVPDVESETDAPLSDVTERQWQFRDLVLDLFDRVESKGDLSEPCLDCLGNVLPLFSDMSFPENLLLQAKEAKSLSLVFGKRSHWYGQPTDSVSLLNKVVKMLFTDHESSEILKVAQFLEKFLRISNYCESECGFFSVLCIRNGQVYFYITHLSVSCQDHVKLFSDNEFPSQAAHLLSEQLLLKFLKTLKCPTFRYFMKGLGAVIKHCNNLERVKISNSYSSLHCLLEQVPNPRSCSLCIRFCLLNSFGARRLASLLPSFETVTHLNLSLAKCSAGKVTELVAAIKHKTLEALKLNEIRLTSEVTEVLCQSLPELSALRTLAIGRVTECSYGAVKKLVAAIKNKTLEELELTEINVTSAIVQALGHSLPELSALRNLEIRGLDGCSLQLNFVNVSLELLMMSGLTEGVTEAVTTLVFAVKHKSLEHLEMRKINLTSSAAEVLRQWLPELSALRTLEISGMATFSDEAVARLVSAIKHTTLEELELSEMHLTSAAAEALSQSLPELSALQTLKISGLADCSDDAVTGLVAAIKHKTLEELELSKINLTSGAATALGQSLPELSALRTFKISGSTKFSNDASSKLVAAIKHRTLGILELSEIHLTPVAAEELGQSLPELSALETLKISDLDGCTLDLQFPISFECDPMSLTIRGLTEYSAEAVTGFVAAIKHKTLEELNLSEINLTSEAAEALGRSLPELSALQTLKISGLNECSAEAVLKLLAIVMIKHKTLEELNLSEINLTSAVAESLGQLLPELSALRTLTISDLNECSEELAVTKLVAAIKHKTLKELHLSKILLTSAAAEALGRSLRELSALETLRITGSNGCRLQHEEMEALFGRFNRPSSLEVLGITLFSAGGSLAPLTKNLCFFPYLQCLELNSLAMCEADLSGLLENLKFTPDLRCLELRNNPLNQAVKLMVPYLLEQRKLENVIFGRRDCSRRDLNYVQKAVKENQLQLKILSW; this is encoded by the coding sequence ATGAAATCGTTCGACCTGAACTCCTGTCGAAGCAAACTAGAAGATCATTACCAAAAAACAGCAACTGTGCCTACTTCTGTTTGGAGTAAAAAATCCGTTGTTGACATTCACCAGATCTACACTCGACTGTCCTGGGTGAAAGAGGAACAGACGCCAACTGGAACAACACAGTCTGAACTGAAGCATTACACTGAACTTTTTACAGCAAACAAGAACGGCATCATTCCAAAGAGAATTCTCGTGCAAGGGCAGACGGGAATTGGAAAGAGCACGTTTGTTAAGAAACTGCTTGTTGATTGGGTTGGAGTTAATAAGGGGACTGGTGATGAGCAAGCAGCTGTTCTGAAGAATTTTGAGCTTGTGGTTGCTGTGAATCTCAAAGAAGTGTCCAAATGTCAAAGCCTTAAAGATGTCATAACACTGTCCAATGTGTTTGCAAAGGAAGACAAATATATGACAGAAGGGCTTGTTGATTACATCACTAACAACCAAGAGAAAGTTCTTCTGATCTTTGACGGCTATGACGAGTACCGCTGTGGACGCGACTCGGAAATATACGAGATTTTTAGTGGAAACAACCTGAGAAGCTGCTCTGTATTAATAACAACTCGTATTTCGAAAGCTGACGAGCTACGAGGTGGTGAAGACCTCCATGCTGAAATCATTGGTTTTAGCGAAGTGGATAGAGAGTGCTTTATGAGTAGATTCCTCAACAGCGAAGAAGTGTTGAAGTTAGAGGATCACTTGTATGAGAGACAACTACAGGAACTGGCAAAAGTCCCCTTACTTCTCCTGTTTTTCTGTATTCTGTGGCGAAAAGGGCAGTCAAAAAGCTTTCCAAAGTCGAAGACTACATTGTACATGGACATCATCCAGTTCATTTTAAATCACAGCCATAGCAAGCAAACAACTGATAGAACAAAAACACAGGAGTATGTGGAGCTTAAATCTTTTAAAGAGATCCTCTCTGAAATAGGTAAAGTTGCCTTACAAGGTCTCCTGAAGGATGATCATTTGTTTGAATACAGTCAGTTATCCGATTCTGTCCGTTGTGATGAAAGCGTCTTCATTGGTTTGCTTCAAATCACCGAATACTCAGAAACCTCACAACCTGTTGGAATGGTGTCCTTTATTCACAAAAGCATACAGGAGTTTCTGGCTGCATGGTACATCACCTACAGATGTGTACCTAAAGGCGGAAATCTCGGTGAAATCGGGGTAAAGTTAGAGGAGTGCTTTGCTTTGGAGAATGTTTTCCAGTTTGTCTGTGGTCTGAGCGAAGATGGAGCATTTGCGGTTTACAGGCATTTGAAGTCTGTCAGAATCTCAGATCCTTCGCTGGATTTATCTAGGACAGTCCCGGACGTAGAAAGCGAAACAGACGCACCACTGAGTGACGTCACTGAGCGTCAGTGGCAGTTCAGGGATTTGGTTTTGGATTTATTTGACAGGGTCGAATCAAAAGGTGATCTTTCAGAACCTTGTCTGGATTGCCTTGGCAATGTCCTTCCTCTATTCTCAGATATGTCCTTTCCTGAAAATCTTCTTTTACAGGCTAAGGAAGCTAAGTCACTGTCTTtggtttttggaaaaagaagCCATTGGTATGGGCAACCCACAGACTCAGTGTCATTACTGAATAAGGTGGTTAAAATGCTGTTTACTGATCATGAAAGCTCTGAAATTCTCAAAGTCGCAcaatttttagaaaaattcCTTCGTATTTCGAATTATTGTGAATCAGAATGTGGTTTTTTCTCAGTACTTTGTATCCGTAATGGCCAGGTCTACTTTTACATTACACACTTGAGTGTGTCTTGCCAGGACCACGTCAAGTTATTCTCTGACAATGAGTTTCCTTCTCAGGCAGCGCATTTACTTTCAGAGCagttacttttaaaatttctgaaaaCTCTCAAGTGTCCCACTTTTAGATATTTTATGAAAGGTCTTGGTGCAGTTATCAAACATTGTAACAACTTAGAGCGCGTTAAAATTTCAAACAGTTATAGTTCTCTACATTGTCTCTTGGAGCAAGTGCCAAATCCTCGCTCGTGCTCTCTGTGTATCAGGTTTTGTCTGTTAAATTCATTCGGAGCACGGAGGCTTGCATCTTTGTTACCCAGCTTTGAAACCGTCACTCATCTCAACCTTTCCCTGGCTAAATGCTCTGCTGGAAAAGTAACAGAATTGGTTGCTGCCATCAAACACAAGACGCTTGAGGCCCTGAAGCTGAACGAGATTCGGCTGACGTCAGAAGTGACTGAGGTGCTCTGTCAGTCGCTACCTGAACTGTCAGCCTTACGAACATTGGCGATAGGTCGCGTAACTGAATGCTCTTATGGAGCAGTGAAAAAATTGGTTGCTGCTATTAAGAACAAGACTCTTGAGGAACTGGAACTGACAGAAATCAACGTAACGTCAGCCATAGTTCAAGCTCTTGGTCACTCACTACCTGAATTATCAGCCTTGCGAAACCTGGAAATACGTGGCTTAGATGGGTGCAGCTTGCAattgaattttgtaaatgtaAGTTTGGAGCTGCTTATGATGAGTGGCTTGACTGAAGGAGTTACTGAAGCAGTAACAACATTGGTTTTTGCTGTTAAGCACAAGTCTCTCGAGCACCTTGAAATGCGTAAAATCAACCTGACGTCATCAGCAGCCGAGGTGCTCAGACAGTGGCTGCCAGAATTATCAGCCTTACGAACACTGGAGATAAGTGGCATGGCTACATTTTCTGATGAAGCAGTAGCAAGACTGGTTTCCGCTATAAAACACACGACTCTCGAGGAACTAGAACTGAGTGAGATGCACCTGACTTCTGCAGCGGCTGAGGCACTTAGTCAGTCGCTGCCTGAATTATCAGCCTTACAAACACTGAAGATAAGTGGCTTGGCTGATTGTTCTGATGATGCAGTAACAGGATTGGTTGCTGCTATTAAGCACAAGACCCTCGAGGAACTGGAACTGAGTAAGATCAACCTGACTTCAGGGGCAGCTACGGCGCTCGGTCAGTCGCTGCCTGAATTATCAGCCCTACGAACATTTAAAATAAGCGGTTCGACTAAGTTCTCCAATGATGCATCGTCAAAATTGGTCGCCGCCATCAAGCATAGGACTCTTGGGATACTGGAACTTAGTGAAATCCACCTGACGCCAGTAGCAGCCGAGGAGCTCGGTCAGTCGCTGCCTGAATTATCAGCCTTAGAAACACTGAAGATAAGTGACCTGGATGGTTGCACTTTAGACTTACAGTTTCCAATCAGTTTTGAATGTGATCCAATGTCACTGACGATACGCGGCCTAACTGAATACTCTGCAGAGGCAGTGACAGGGTTTGTTGCCGCTATCAAGCACAAGACTCTAGAGGAACTGAACCTGAGTGAAATCAACCTGACGTCAGAAGCAGCCGAGGCGCTCGGTCGGTCGCTGCCTGAATTATCAGCTTTACAAACACTGAAGATAAGTGGCTTGAATGAATGCTCTGCAGAAGCTGTATTAAAATTGCTTGCCATTGTCATGATCAAGCACAAGACTCTCGAGGAACTGAACCTGAGTGAAATCAACCTGACGTCAGCAGTAGCTGAGTCGCTCGGTCAGTTGCTACCTGAATTATCAGCCTTACGAACACTGACGATAAGTGACTTGAATGAATGCTCTGAAGAACTAGCAGTAACAAAATTGGTTGCTGCTATCAAGCACAAAACTCTTAAGGAACTACACCTAAGTAAAATCCTCCTGACGTCAGCCGCAGCCGAGGCGCTCGGTCGGTCACTGCGGGAATTATCAGCCTTAGAAACATTAAGGATAACTGGCTCGAACGGATGCAGGTTGCAACACGAGGAAATGGAGGCGCTGTTTGGCAGATTTAACAGACCTTCTTCTTTAGAGGTATTGGGTATTACTCTTTTTAGTGCGGGAGGAAGTCTTGCTCCACTCACGAAAAACCTGTGCTTCTTTCCCTACTTGCAATGTTTAGAACTTAATAGTTTAGCTATGTGTGAAGCCGACTTGAGTGGTTTGCTCGAGAATTTAAAATTCACGCCTGACCTTCGATGTCTGGAACTGAGGAACAATCCACTCAATCAAGCAGTAAAATTAATGGTCCCCTACTTGCTTGAACAGCGAAAGCTTGAAAACGTTATTTTTGG